The proteins below are encoded in one region of Apium graveolens cultivar Ventura chromosome 4, ASM990537v1, whole genome shotgun sequence:
- the LOC141718200 gene encoding putative 2-oxoglutarate-dependent dioxygenase AOP1, which translates to MDSSPAPKQLKLPHIEFSKENTKQGTSSWLTTSKKVVCALEDYGCFTATYNDNFSLDLHNAIFRSAKQLFDLPLETKRLNTSKTPSHGYLGQQPAIPLYEGLGIEDVTSPLAAQTFTNLMWPSGNADFCETTCLFTKVVADLNQVVMRMVSQSYGIENHYERLLESTSYLFRLIKYRERQEKETALGIVPHTDKSFMSFLHQLQVPGLEIKTTNDQWILVDPSPSSFVVMAGDVCMAWTNGRIQAPQHRVIMKGTEERYSLGVFTFIKNQIIHIPEELADEEHEIQFQPFDHYKYLDFFYTDEGKKSKCPIKLYCGI; encoded by the exons ATGGATTCCTCCCCTGCACCAAAACAGCTCAAGCTTCCACATATAGAATTTTCAAAAGAGAACACAAAGCAAGGCACAAGTTCTTGGTTAACAACAAGCAAGAAAGTGGTGTGTGCACTTGAAGATTATGGTTGTTTCACTGCAACATACAATGATAATTTCTCCCTGGATCTCCACAATGCAATTTTCAGATCAGCCAAACAGTTATTTGATCTCCCACTCGAAACCAAACGTTTAAACACATCGAAAACGCCTTCCCATGGCTATTTAGGTCAGCAGCCTGCTATTCCTTTATATGAAGGCTTAGGCATTGAAGATGTCACCAGTCCTCTCGCAGCTCAGACTTTCACCAATCTCATGTGGCCCTCCGGAAATGCAGATTTCTG TGAAACTACATGTTTGTTCACTAAAGTTGTTGCAGACTTGAATCAAGTAGTAATGAGAATGGTTTCTCAAAGTTACGGGATTGAAAACCACTATGAGCGTCTACTTGAATCAACCTCGTATCTTTTTCGTCTCATAAAATATCGAGAACGCCAAGAGAAGGAAACAGCTCTAGGCATTGTGCCTCATACAGACAAGAGCTTCATGTCCTTTCTGCATCAACTTCAAGTTCCAGGTTTGGAGATTAAAACAACAAATGATCAATGGATTCTTGTTGATCCTTCCCCTTCGTCTTTTGTTGTCATGGCAGGTGATGTATGCATG GCATGGACAAATGGGAGAATACAAGCTCCTCAACATCGAGTGATAATGAAAGGAACTGAAGAGCGATACTCACTAGGAGTGTTTACATTCATAAAAAATCAGATTATACATATACCGGAAGAGCTAGCTGATGAGGAACATGAGATTCAGTTTCAGCCGTTCGATCATTACAAGTACCTTGATTTCTTTTACACTGATGAAGGAAAGAAATCGAAGTGTCCTATCAAGTTGTACTGCGGGATTTGA
- the LOC141717510 gene encoding pleiotropic drug resistance protein 1-like, producing MDGSNLYNLSNSIRNSRSRREGLGSLRANSSAVWRNSGRDVFAKSSRVEDDEEALKWASLEKLPTFDRLRKGLLFGSQGVGASEVDVYDLGYTERKKILDRLLNVVDEDNEKLLTKLRERVDRVGIDLPQIEVKFENLKVGTEAYVGSRALPSLINFNISAAEAVLETLQLLPNRRKQLTILEDVSGVIKPCRMTLLLGPPSSGKTTLLLALAGKLDPALEVSGRVTYNGHTMNEFVPQRTAAYISQYDLHIGEMTVRETLEFSARCQGVGSRYEMLAELARREKDANIKPDPDLDIFMKAVATKGQETNVVTEYVLKVLGLDICADTMVGDQMIRGISGGQRKRVTTGEMLVGPARALFMDEISTGLDSSTTYQIVKSLRHSVHILQGTALISLLQPAPEAYDLFDDIILLSDGYIVYQGPRENVLEFFESMGFKCPERKGVADFLQEVTSKKDQKQYWSHRNEPYRFITAKEFYEAYQSFHVGLKLRDELAKPYDRSKSHPAALTTDKYGISKRELIKAQVDREILLIKRNSFVYVFKIFQITTVAIILMTLFLRSELNKDTMTDGTLYMGALFFGVVMLMFNGMAELAMTIAKLPVFYKQRDLLFYPTWSYAIPVWIVRIPISFLEAAVWTILTYYVIGFDPNVGRFIKQYILYVLVNQMASGLFRVIASLGRNMILAMNYGGFAVLVLFALCGFVLARDDVAKMWIWGYYSSPIMYAMNAITANEFLGHDWNKLTPNNTETLGVAVLKSRGFFPYSYWYWIGAGALIGFTLLFNFLTTVALSYLDPLGKPQPNIPETNATSEATELITREINVETTQSKKKGMVLPFEPYSITFDDIKYSVDMPQEMKEQGVGEDKLLLLKGVTGAFRPGVLTALMGVSGAGKTTLMDVLAGRKTGGYIEGNITISGFPKKQETFARISGYCEQNDIHSPHVTLYESLLYSAWLRLPTEIDSHTRKNFVDEVLELVEVDNIRNALVGLPGVNGLSIEQRKRLTIAVELVANPSIIFMDEPTSGLDARAAAIVMRTVRNTVDTGRTVVCTIHQPSIDIFEAFDELFLLKRGGQEIYVGPVGRHSCELIKYFEDIDGISKIKDGYNPATWMLEVTSPAQEMALGIDFTETYRNSDLFRRNKALIAELSIPAPGAKELYFPTQYSQTFINQLLACLWKQRCSYWRNTSYTAVRLLFATAAGLGLGSMFWDLGQKVNSQIDLLNAMGSMDTACLFLGIQNAASAQPVVDVERTVYYRERAAGMYSAVAYAFAQVLVEIPYVLSQSLLYCLIVYAMIGFDWTFVKFGWYLFFTFFTLLYFVYFGMMTVAVTPNADIAAVVAAAFYGIWNLFSGFIMPRPAMPDWWKWFSWVCPVAWTLYGLIASQYGDIDDKYIEDVQKTVKDFIDDYFGFKHDHVWVAALAVVTIAVSFALVFAYSIKTFNFQKR from the exons ATGGATGGGAGCAATCTATACAATTTGAGCAACAGCATAAGAAACAGCAGAAGTAGAAGAGAAGGACTAGGGAGTCTCAGAGCAAACAGTTCAGCAGTATGGAGAAACAGTGGCAGAGATGTATTTGCAAAATCGAGCCGAGTTGAAGACGACGAGGAAGCCCTGAAATGGGCTTCACTAGAGAAGTTGCCAACTTTTGACAGACTCCGAAAAGGCCTGCTTTTCGGATCACAAGGTGTGGGAGCAAGTGAAGTTGATGTTTATGATCTTGGATACACTGAGAGAAAGAAAATATTGGACAGGCTTCTTAATGttgttgatgaagataatgagaagtTGTTGACAAAGCTGAGAGAAAGAGTTGATAG AGTTGGAATTGATCTGCCCCAAATTGAAGTTAAATTTGAGAATTTGAAAGTGGGGACGGAAGCTTATGTAGGGAGCAGAGCTTTGCCTTCTTTGATAAATTTCAACATCAGTGCTGCCGAG GCGGTGTTGGAAACTCTTCAATTACTACCAAACAGAAGGAAACAGCTAACTATTCTTGAAGATGTTAGCGGCGTCATCAAGCCTTGCAG GATGACACTGCTTTTAGGTCCTCCAAGTTCAGGCAAGACTACATTATTGCTAGCTTTGGCTGGGAAGCTTGATCCTGCACTTGAG GTTTCTGGAAGGGTGACATACAATGGCCATACAATGAATGAGTTTGTGCCTCAAAGAACGGCTGCTTATATTAGTCAGTACGATCTTCATATCGGAGAAATGACTGTGAGAGAAACCTTGGAATTTTCTGCTAGATGTCAGGGAGTTGGATCGCGCTATG AAATGTTGGCCGAGCTGGCAAGAAGAGAGAAGGATGCAAATATTAAGCCTGATCCTGATCTTGATATCTTTATGAAG GCTGTTGCAACAAAAGGCCAAGAGACCAATGTGGTGACTGAATATGTTTTGAAG GTTTTAGGACTTGATATTTGTGCAGATACTATGGTAGGAGATCAAATGATCAGGGGTATATCTGGAGGACAAAGAAAGCGTGTTACAACAG GCGAGATGTTAGTTGGACCAGCTAGGGCCCTTTTCATGGATGAAATATCCACAGGCTTGGATAGTTCCACAACCTATCAAATTGTTAAGTCGCTCCGGCATAGTGTCCACATTCTCCAAGGAACTGCTCTTATATCTCTCCTCCAACCAGCCCCTGAAGCGTATGATTTATTTGATGATATAATTCTCCTATCTGATGGATATATTGTGTATCAAGGCCCGCGTGAAAATGTGCTTGAGTTTTTTGAGAGTATGGGTTTCAAGTGCCCAGAGAGAAAAGGTGTGGCAGACTTCTTGCAAGAA GTAACATCAAAGAAAGATCAGAAGCAGTACTGGTCACACAGAAATGAGCCTTACAGATTTATTACAGCCAAAGAATTCTATGAGGCTTATCAGTCATTTCATGTTGGACTCAAACTAAGAGATGAACTTGCAAAACCATATGACAGAAGCAAAAGTCACCCTGCTGCTTTGACAACTGACAAGTATGGAATCAGCAAGAGGGAGCTTATTAAAGCACAGGTTGATAGAGAAATTTTGCTGATAAAGAGGAACTCATTTGTGTACGTATTCAAAATATTCCAA ATTACTACAGTAGCAATTATTTTGATGACACTGTTCTTAAGAAGTGAACTGAACAAAGATACAATGACGGACGGAACCCTATACATGGGTGCTTTATTTTTTGGCGTGGTTATGCTAATGTTCAATGGAATGGCGGAGCTTGCCATGACAATAGCAAAGCTTCCTGTCTTCTACAAGCAAAGAGACCTTCTTTTTTATCCAACATGGTCATATGCTATTCCAGTGTGGATTGTTAGAATCCCGATTTCATTTTTGGAGGCTGCAGTTTGGACAATCCTCACATACTATGTGATCGGATTTGATCCTAATGTCGGAAG ATTTATTAAACAATACATATTATACGTTCTAGTCAATCAGATGGCATCAGGATTATTTCGGGTTATAGCATCTTTGGGAAGGAACATGATTCTTGCAATGAATTACGGGGGATTTGCAGTACTTGTCCTTTTTGCATTATGTGGATTTGTCCTAGCACGAG ATGATGTGGCTAAGATGTGGATATGGGGTTACTACTCATCACCAATTATGTACGCGATGAACGCGATTACTGCGAATGAATTTCTCGGGCATGACTGGAACAAG TTAACTCCGAACAATACTGAGACACTAGGAGTTGCAGTTTTAAAGTCTCGAGGGTTCTTCCCATATTCATATTGGTACTGGATTGGAGCAGGGGCTTTAATTGGATTTACATTACTATTCAACTTCCTCACGACAGTAGCACTTTCCTATCTTGACC CTTTGGGAAAACCTCAGCCTAATATTCCGGAGACAAATGCTACTAGTGAAGCCACAGAACTGATAACTAGAG AAATTAATGTTGAGACCACTCAGTCCAAGAAAAAGGGAATGGTTCTTCCATTTGAGCCGTATTCCATTACGTTTGATGATATCAAATATTCTGTTGATATGCCACAG gaaatgaaagagCAAGGGGTTGGCGAAGATAAGTTGTTGCTTCTGAAAGGGGTGACTGGAGCTTTCAGGCCAGGTGTTCTCACAGCACTAATGGGAGTTAGTGGTGCTGGTAAAACAACTTTGATGGACGTACTGGCTGGCCGTAAAACTGGTGGGTATATTGAGGGAAACATTACAATTTCTGGGTTTCCAAAGAAGCAAGAAACATTTGCTCGAATTTCTGGCTATTGTGAGCAAAATGATATCCACTCACCTCATGTTACTCTGTATGAGTCATTGCTCTACTCGGCCTGGCTGCGGTTGCCAACAGAAATTGATTCTCATACCAGAAAG AATTTTGTTGATGAAGTTCTCGAACTTGTAGAAGTGGACAACATAAGGAATGCTCTTGTTGGGTTGCCAGGAGTAAATGGTCTGTCAATTGAACAACGTAAGCGGCTTACCATTGCAGTTGAGCTGGTGGCAAATCCTTCAATTATATTCATGGATGAGCCAACTTCAGGGTTAGATGCTAGAGCTGCTGCTATAGTGATGAGAACTGTGAGGAATACTGTAGACACTGGAAGAACAGTTGTTTGCACCATCCATCAACCTAGTATCGACATATTTGAAGCATTTGATGAG CTTTTTCTTCTGAAACGCGGAGGGCAAGAGATTTATGTGGGACCAGTGGGAAGACATTCTTGCGAACTGATCAAATACTTTGAG GATATTGATGGAATAAGTAAGATAAAAGATGGATATAATCCCGCTACTTGGATGTTGGAAGTTACTAGTCCAGCACAGGAGATGGCCTTGGGAATCGATTTCACTGAAACATACAGAAATTCAGATCTTTTCAG GAGAAACAAGGCCCTCATTGCAGAGCTAAGTATTCCTGCCCCTGGCGCAAAGGAGCTCTATTTTCCTACCCAATATTCTCAAACGTTTATCAACCAATTGCTGGCTTGCTTATGGAAACAAAGATGCTCATACTGGCGAAACACATCATATACCGCTGTGAGACTTCTTTTTGCTACTGCTGCAGGATTGGGCCTTGGATCAATGTTCTGGGATCTTGGTCAGAAAGT GAATAGTCAGATTGATCTTTTAAATGCAATGGGTTCTATGGACACTGCTTGCCTCTTTCTCGGTATTCAAAATGCAGCATCTGCACAGCCAGTAGTGGATGTTGAACGGACAGTATATTATAGAGAAAGAGCAGCTGGAATGTATTCAGCTGTGGCATATGCGTTTGCACAG GTTTTGGTAGAAATACCTTATGTTCTTTCCCAAAGTCTACTATATTGTCTCATAGTCTATGCAATGATTGGGTTTGATTGGACATTTGTTAAATTTGGTTGGTATTTATTCTTCACATTCTTCACGTTGTTATACTTTGTCTACTTCGGCATGATGACTGTGGCTGTGACTCCCAATGCCGAcattgctgctgttgttgctgcagCATTTTACGGCATCTGGAATCTCTTTTCGGGATTTATCATGCCACGACCC GCAATGCCTGATTGGTGGAAATGGTTTTCTTGGGTGTGTCCGGTTGCTTGGACTCTTTACGGTTTGATTGCGTCCCAATATGGAGACATTGATGACAAGTACATTGAAGATGTGCAGAAAACAGTCAAGGACTTTATAGACGATTATTTCGGATTTAAACATGATCATGTCTGGGTAGCTGCATTAGCCGTTGTCACCATCGCAGTTTCCTTTGCATTAGTTTTTGCTTATTCTATCAAGACATTCAACTTCCAGAAGCGGTAA